The genomic DNA TGATTCCGGGCAAAATAGTAGCAGGAAGTTGGTAGCACAAAGATTTTCCACCACCAGTAGGCATTAGAACTAGACAATCTTGTTTTGCGAGAACTGTATCTATAATTTCTTTTTGAGTAGAGCGAAATTTGCTAAATCCAAAATTGTGTTTCAGTGATTTTTGTATTTCTTTTTTATTCATAGAATTTATTGTATCAAAGAATATCAAAAAGACATATTTTTTATATCAAAAAACTCCTAAAGTTTAATAGGAGTTTTTATAATTGTTATATTTTTTGGAATTTTACACTGAATATTGGTTCGTAGTCGTTGCCATATTCATCTTTTAGTTCTATTGGTTTTCCTTTCATCAGAGTTGTAAGTGCAATATCGCTTAACATTTGCTTATCATTCATTAAGTCTTCTTTTAGATTGTCTAACTGACCGAATTCTGAACTGAAGTCGGCTTTTATTTGATTTTCTATGCTTTTCTTTTTTTCTTTCAAAACACTTAGTTTATCTGCAATTTCTTTGTATTGTGAAGAGGCTTCCAAGGCATCTCTATATGCAGATTTTATGTCTTTTTGTTTTCTCTGTGTTTCTTTTATTCGTTCAAAGATTTCGCGTATGTCTTTCATAGTTTAGTCTAAAAAATTATAGAAATATTATAACATATTTTTATAATTTTGTATTTTTATTTTGTTTGGTGTTAGTGTTGTGCTAATATAATTACTCACTCAAAAGGAGGGTAAAATGGCTGTTCGTTTAGAATTGAATCCAAAAGCAGTTGGTTTTTTTGGAGACAGAGCTGTGCGCAATGAGGACGCAAGAAGAAGAGTGCCAAAAAGAAAATATGATGATTATTTTTGGGATGAACATGTGGGACCTTTTGAAATAGATGAAGTAGAACTTAGCGAGAGTAAAGGGATTCGTAGATTAGGATTGAAAACTCAAGTTGTGACAGCTCCTGGGAATCCACATGTGCGGACTCGGCTTACCCCACTTTAGAAGTTAGGTATTTTGTGGTTAAACCTGCTAGAATTTTAGGGCTGAACCACGAATTATGTTCTGCTTCTGCTATTGGTCATGATATTGGGCATACACCATTTGGTCATGCTGGAGAAAGTTTTTTGGCAGAAGTGACAGGTAAAAAATTTAGGCATAATATTTTTAGCGTTGTGATTGCCCAATTTATTGAAAGAACTGGGAGTGGTTTAGGGCTCACACACCAAACTTTGTCTGGGATGAAGAATCATTCTAGAGGTGGTGGAGATGTTGTTTCAGATTTAAAAGCATCATTAGAAGATAATTTGTTGATGTTGGGGGATAAAATAGCTTACACATGGTCGGATATAAATGATATATTTTTTAGGTTAAAACTTTTGGATATTGCTGATTTTCCAGAATTGCAAATACTTATGAATTGGTTTGGAAATAACCAAAGAGAAAGGATGAAAACCTGTATTATTGGTTTGTGCAACGAATCCGTAGAAAAAAATACGATTTCCTTTATCGATAGTGATGCTGGAGCTAAATTTAATCGTATAAAAAAACTATGTATGAAAAAAATATGGTAAATCTAATTTTAAAGGTGTAAGGGATAATTTAGCAAAAGTTTATGACTTTTTACTTGGCAATCCTCTTTTAGGTACGGTTGATCCCGCGATAGCTTTGGCTCTTATGACAGATAATGATGTGTTTGCTTTGTGTAAAAAGAAATATTTAAAAGAACAACATGATTTACTGCGGTCTTCTGTTTGGGAAATTATTCCCAAATTGCAAGGCAGGGAAATTGATTTTATGGATCCAGGTTTAGATTGGTAGTTTTATATTTTAAACCGACTTTTAATAAGTCGGTTTTTTTATTTGACAGAAGTTTTTTTAAAATATAGAATTCATCACAGTACCTTACAACTTATAGGAGAAAAAAATGGAAACAGACTATAAACATGCTTTCTGTTTTGTTTTAGACCTTTTAAATAGAGGGTTATTTACGACAGAAGAAACTTCAAAAGTTCTTGAAAAAATATTAAATAAAGAAACTAGGAAAAATTGCATTGCGGAGTGTCTTAGGTGTAAAAGATTTGAGAATGATTTTGATTTTGTATTTTCGGATATACAAAATCATTTTACTTATTGGCCTGTATATTTCAAGAGATTTCTCGAAGAAGTTTCTGAATTACCAGAATTAACTTTTACGAGTAGGCTTGTACATGCGAGATTGGCTTATTTTTTGGAAAGATGTTATTTGGAGCACACAGATAGGGGTTTTAATTTTTCTGGATTTAATATGAAAGTTGGAGATGTTTTGGAGAAAGTTAGTTTACCAGGTTTTTTGAGAGAATCTAATTTGATTTTAATAGGAAAAAGACAGCCAAGTTTCAGTGAAAGTGTTCGAGCAACCCTACTTAGATACAAAAAAATGGAAGAGTTTGGTAGAATTTTTGTTGGTGACCAAAATGTGCAAGCAATAATTTTGGGAGGATCTTTGGGGTATGGCCCATTTTTAAATGTTCGGTCTGCAGTAGGAAATTCAAGTAGTTCAGATTTGGATGTTATTGTTATTGTAAAAGATTTTAATGATATTATTAAAAATAGAAAATTTTACAAAACAGCTCTGTTTTACAAAAAAGCTAAACATCAGTTTAAAAGAAGATTGGGTGTATTTCAGGAATTATATAAAAAAATGGATGCTGTTGTTTTTAGTCAAAAGTTTGATATTGTGGATACAGATTTTTATATAAGTATTCATTTTATAACAATCGATACACTAAAATCAATTATCGGCAAACCGTTTGAAGCTCAATTACTAAGAAGTGAAGATATTAGTCTTTATGTTTCAGACTATAAAGCTAAAAATAAAATATTTTTTGGTGATAGATTTGGGTTTAGTAAAATAATAAAAAGTAAACCTATTTTAAAATTAGAAAATCAAAAAATAAAAAGCGGTTTTATAACTTTTGTCGAGGGGTATTCCATAATAAATGGAAGGTTTTATCCTGGAATATATCATAATATAATTTCACCAAAATTTTCTGTTTGGCATGATAAAGATAACGATACTACTAATTTGGTAAGAAGATTTAAACGGGTTTTTGTAGAGAGGTATAAAATGGAACGAGTTCAATTTAGAGATTGCTCTCATATATTTAATTCACACTTGAGATATCCAATTTTTTCTCCTATTTTGATGGCGCAAAACCGATAGTTTGTTCAAATTTATGGACGGCCGCAGACATACTACGCACATCGTGTAAAGCATTGTGTGTGTGACCGTCCATTTTTAATCCTACGGCTTTATAAAGTGTTCCGCTAGAATATTTATCTGGATCAACTCCCCAAAAGGGGAGTTTTTGTTTTACTTTTATAAAAGGTCTATTTTTATAAAGAAAAGATATGTTGTGGTAATTGCAATTTTGCAAAAATACTCCAAAATCAGCATTGAAAGTCCAAATAGTATTATCTCCACAAAAATTATAAAATTTTTCTAAAGCTTCTTTAAAATTTATCCCTTTTTTATCCATTTGTTTTTGTGTTATTCCTGTTAGTTCTGTTGAAAATTCTGGTAGAATTTTTGTAAAAGGAGGTTTTACTAATATATCAAAAAAACCTAACTCTTCGTTTGTTTTTGAATTTACCAAAATAGCTGCTATTTGTGTTACTTGTCTTTGTTCTTTTTCTGTGGGTCTTCCACTTTCTCGAGTCATTCCGGGATAGACATATTCCAAATCTACGAATATTCTTTTTTTATCGGATTTCATATTTTTACTAAATTTTATTATAAATATTTAGTATAACATAATTTTTAACTTGACAATCTTACTTTTTAAAGCTAATCTTTCTATATGGTCTTTTCAAAAAGGAGGTATGAAGTGTACAATGTATCTGGTGTATTTTTAAGATGTGAAGGCTTTGATAGCAGTAGTAAAGTTCTATGTCTGGTTCTTTATTTTGAAGATAAAAATGATATTAAATTATTTTTTATTTATTCTTCTTTACAGGGAAATTCTGTTTTAAATTCTTTTAGTGATTCTGAACTTTCTATCTTTGACAAAACAGTTTTAAAGAAGAGGTTGTGTTCACTACCAAATAGTGATTCTATAAATATCCTGGGAATCTTAAGTGGTGCAAGTGCAAAAACGACAATGACATTAATTTGGAGATTAGCAGGTGATTATCCTAATAAAACAGAAAAGCCAGTATTAAATTAAAACTAAAAGCTCTAATCAATTTAGAGCTTTTTTTTGATTTTTAATTTATTTTTTGGTAAGATTGTTTCAGGTGTTCTTTTCAATAGGAGGAAAGATGAGCGAAGAAGAAAGCATCTACATTAATATTAGAGAATTTCCTTTTTCGTATGAGCAAGAAAAAGATCAGCGTAATGGTTTTGTTGTTTTTGTAGGTTTTGATAATAAGTATTATTTTTTTTATTTATTTTCTAAACAAGATTTTGATTTTTGTTGTGAATTTATTTCTTGTAAATATAAAAACAAAGAACAATTTAGTGAAGCACTCCGTAATTATTTTAATTCTAAGATAACACTTGAACTACCAGAAAGTTCAGATTTTGAAATGCAAATGCTGGAAGACGCAGCAGCAGTTATTGCGTGGGGTTTTATTGTAAAAGATGAAGATACTGAAAATAATTGTGAAAAATGTCCCTTGTTTGCAGATCTTAAAGGACTGCAACCAAATTAGACCCATAAACCTCTTTAATTAGAGGTTTTTTATTTTAGACTTGATTTTTTTATATTTTTTTGTTATTATTACTTGAAATAAATATTTTTATGAAAAAAAGAGAAATAGAAATAATGTCACCAGCGGGCTCTTTTGAGAGTTTGTATTCGGCAATAAAAGCAGGCGCAAATTCTGTTTATTTTGGAATAGACAAACTAAATATGCGTGCTCGCGCAGCGGTAAATTTTACAATAGAAGATTTAGAAAAAATAGTAAAAATTTGTAATGAAAACAGTGTAAAAACTTATTTAACAGTAAATATAGTTTTGTATAATCATGATTTAAAACAAATGAAAAAGGTTTGTGATTCTGCAAAAAAAGCTGGAATTACAGCAATAATCGCAGCAGATATCTCAGCTATTCAATACGCAAATTCTATTGATTTGCAGGTTCACATTTCTACACAGGCAAATGTTTCAAATATAGAAGCTGTAAAGTTTTACTCAAAATTTTCAGATGTTGTTGTTTTGGCACGCGAATTGACTTTTGGACAAATTAAAGATATTTGCGAAACTATAAAAAATGAAAATATTTTAGGTAAAAGTGGAGAATTACTAAGAATTGAGATTTTTGTACACGGAGCACTTTGTGTTGCAATTTCAGGAAAATGCTATATGAGTCTGGCAACACACAATTCTTCTGCAAATAGGGGTGCGTGTCTACAAAATTGTCGCAGAACCTATAGAGTAATAGAAGAAGACACTGGAAATGAATTGGTAATAGACAATAAATTTGTGATGTCGCCCAAAGATTTGTGTACAGTTGGGTATATCGATAAGATTTTGGAGGCAGGTGTCTGTGTGCTAAAAATAGAGGGAAGAGGAAGGTCTGCAGATTATGTTTACACAACTACAAAAGTTTACAGAGAGGCATCAGATAGTTATCTGGAAGGAGACTTTACAAAAGAAAAAATTATAAAATGGATAGATGAATTGAAAAAAGTATTCAATCGTGGTTTTTGGTATGGTGGGTATTATCTTGGAAAAAAACAAGAAGAATGGAGCGCTTCATATGGTTCACAGTCTACAAAAGAAAGATTATTTGTTGGAAGAGTAGTTCACTATTATCCAAAAGTTGGAATTGCAGAAATTAAACTGGAGACAAAAGATGTACTAGAAGGTGAAGAGGTCTGTATTACGGGTCCAACAACGGGAATTCTTAAAGAAAAAGTAGCGGGGCTGAGGGTTGAAGGAGAAAAATTTAATAAATCTAAAAAAGGTGATATAATTACTTTCAAGGTTTCAGAAAGAGTAAGAAAAAATGATAAGTTATTTGTAATAAGAGATAGAAAATATGTCCAAAATTATACAAAATAAAGAAAATTGTATTGGCTGTAATTCTTGTATTGAGTATGCGCCAGATTATTGGAAAATAGGGGAGGATGGTAAGGCAATTCTAAAAAGATCAACGGGGAAAAATAGTAATCAGATTTTAGAAGTCGAAGATTTTGAATTAGAAAAAAATAAATTAGCTGCTGAAGCTTGCCCAATGGGCTGTATTCAGATATTAGATGATAATGGAAAAGTTATAAAATAAATCATCCCTGGGGTTTTTTGTTTTAATTGTTTCCACACCGAGGCAAGCCTCGGTGTATTACTATGAATAAAAAATAGCCTCATAATAGAGGCTATTTTTTATTTATCTTTTTACCGATATAGTCTCTCCAGCTTCTGCGTCTGGAGCAATCACAGTTATTCTACCAGAATTTCCTGATTTTTTAATTTCATAACATACTCCATTTGGGTCGCAGACACCACTTGGGTCAAGCGGTATGTCTACTAAATATTCTTCGTTTGTAGTTAAAATAGACAGATCAATTAATCCTGTGCAATCTAAAGCATTTGTCTTACAAATTTCAGTTTGAGTTTGTGTAATTGTGGTTGGTAGGTTTCCATTGTTATCTACTCGATATTGATGAATTGCATTTAAAATTGTGTGTATTTCTACACTCCTTTCTGCATTTCTTGTTTCTTGAAAGCGTGTTTCAGGATCTATTATAAATACAACCATAGCATACAAAATAGCAATAATTGATATTGTAAGTAAAAGTTCTATCATTGTGAATCCTTTTTGATTTTTCATAATATTTTAATTTAAAAATCTGCAACTTCATCCCAAGAAACTAGATTTATATTAGGCGTTATTTGGTCTATTATAATTTCTATCTTTCTTGTGGAATTTCCAACTGTTCCTGTTGTTTTTATTTCTCTATTTTGGTCGTTTGAGATGGTTCCACCTCCTGTAACTTCTGATGTTGTGGTAGATCCATCGCTCATTGTAAATATAACCGTAACGGTTCCACCTTGAATTTGTTTATCAAATTCAAGTTTTAAGTCTAGTTGCGATCCGCCAGATAGCAGTATATAATCCGTCACATCTAAAAAAGTACCTGATGTTTTCTTTTTGTCCCAAATTTTATCGCCATCTATTCTAATTTTTTTTATTTTGTTTCCAGGGTCTCCTCCGGTCCAACTCACGGTCATTCCTGTAATAGTTATATCAGCTGTTGTTGAAGTGTTTTGCAAAGTAATCCCTTCTATATCATCACCACCTCCTGTATAAGTAAGTCCAGATATATCAACATTATTAAAATCTCCCTGGGTAGTTGCTGTAGATGTTGTAATAATTATTTCCATTGTGCACTGTCCATCATCTAAAAATATTGTATCTGTTCCAGAATATAACTCGGATTCATTTATTCTTTGGAGTGCTTCTTCTGCGCATATTTCTGCAGCATATTTTGCCTGGCTAAATTTTAGTGTGTCTGCATCTGTCCTTAAATAATCTGTTCCAAGAAATAACATAGTCAATACTATAGATAGACTGACCGCCCCCAATGTCAAAACACTTATAAGTGCTACAAATCCTTTATCGTCTAACAGTTGCTGATCCATAAAATGTTTTTTCATATTTAAATTCGTTTTGATTTGCTGGATTTTTATGTGCTATTGTTATCTCAACTCTAATAATACCAGTTGTAGAAGCTCTTGTAACATTTCTAAATACTATATTTGTAATATCAATAAGATTATTATTTAGTATAATTGGTGTTTGCACACCTTCTGTAATGAATAAATCTGTATTAGTAAGTGTAAAGGTCGTTGGATTTTTTGTGACATTACTCATAACCAAAGAAAGGTTACTGCTACTAGATCCAGCTGATGGGGAGTTTATAGAGCTGGCTTTTCTTATAGATTTTATTATTGTTCTTGCTATAAATTCTCCTTGTCTTTCTACTTCGTTTATTGTTTGATTTTTTGCTTTAGATTCCATTACCATTGTAACAAACAAAAACATACTTCCTAAAAAAAATACCAATATAGAAATATATAATATTAATTCAACAAGTGAAAATCCTTTTTTATTTTTTATAATTTTTTTCATAGACTAAAAAGAGAGTGGGGTAGGAGTATAAATTGAACCGTCCAGCATCAAAAAATCTATTGTAATTACTGTCCCAATCATACTTTTTGTGAAATAAAGTCTTAATTGTTTATTATCTGTAGGGGCTATTGCATAATCCGTAATGTCAACTTGTGTACCAGAGGACACGTTCGGATTCCACACATTTGTTCCGCCAATTCTTATTTTATCTAAAAGTGCTGCTGGATCTCCACCTGTCCATGTGATAGTCATTTCTACTATTGTAATATCACCAAAAGGCGCCAAACTTGATAAATAATTTCCAGAAACTCTTTTGTCACCTTTGTGAGTGTACGCCCCACTACTATCCATTGTTAAGTAGTAAGCTTCATTTTCTGACAAAACAAACGATACGACCATTGTCTTTGTAGATCCATCTAACATTGTAAATTCTACAGTTACAACAGTCCCGCTCATATCTTCTGTGAAGTGCAGTCTAAGTTCATCTGGATTTGCCCCACTAGTCAGAACGGTATCAGTAATATCAGCAGTAGCACCAGAGACAATATTTGGATTCCAAACTGTATTTCCACCTATTTTAATTCTGTCCAAAAGTGTACCTCCTATACCACCGGTCCAGCTTACGACCATTGAAGCTACTGTGATATCTCCAAAAGGAGCTGTATTACTTAGCTCTGTTCCATATATACGCTTATTCCCATTAGATAAATATGTTGTAGATGTGTTTACAGATAAATAACTAGCCTCATCTCCTGACAAAACAAACGATACGACCATTGTCTTTGTAGATCCATCTAACATTGTAAATTCTACAGTTACAACAGTCCCGCTCATATCTTTTGTGAATCGTAGTCTAAGTTCATCTGGATTTGCCCCACTAGTCAGAACGGTATCAGTAATATCAGCAGTAGCACCAGAGACAATATTTGGACTCCAAACAGTATTTCCTGCTATGTCTATTCGATCTAAAAGTGCTGCAGGATCTCCACCAGTCCAGCTTACGACCATTGAAGTGATAGTTATAGGTCCTGTGGAAGAAGTATTTTGTAAGGTTGTGCCGTATATTCTTTTGTTTGCATTTGTTAGGTATGTGTTTGCAGTGTCTATAGTTAAATAACTGGATTCTGTATCAGTACTTCCAGATCCGGGTGGGCGCCAATTTGTAAGACGTATTCCAAGCTGATAAGAAGATGTTGTATTTTCTCGCGGATTCCATGTAATTGTAGTTGTTGCAGATTTTCTATTTGTATCTATACTGCTAATATCTATAGTTCTTGTAAAAAAATTATCTGTTACATCCGGTGTTCCTGTTAAATCCCACTGGTTTGATACCAGTCCTAATCCATGTGTTCCGTCTGTTAATAATGTAAAATCATCATCTTTTATGTTTCTCAATGCTTCAACAGCTTCTTCTGCTAAAAGCGTAGCACGCCCTCTATCACCACTATTTACAGTTGTATCTTTTGTGTAAATCAAGGAACCGGCCATTGTAGTAACAAGCATTATAAATAATGCTCCGGAAAGAATAATTTCAACAAGTGAAAATCCTTTAATTTCCTTGAACACCTTTTTCATTAATTGTGATTGTTTTTGTTTCATTGTCTATTGTTAACTCTATATTTGCTATATTTTGTGGATCTCCTGTGAACTTACTAAATATAATATCTGTTGTTCCACTTACTATAACCCTCGCAGACATCTTTGTTATTTCTTCAAAAGAAAGGTCTCTTGTGGGGTAGTCTGTACCTTTAAATACAGTAATATCTTCATTCTCTATATGAACACTCCAATTATCGTCTTCTATCATATTTCTAGATAAAATCTGTGCCCTGTAAAGACTTGTTTTAAGCATTTCAGAGGCTAAATCGACATCATTTTTTGTTTGAAAAACAGAGTATATTGGTGCAGACACAGCTATTATAATTCCAAGTAGCGATATTACTAAAACCATTTCCAACAAAGTAAAACCTTTAGTTTTACAGATAGAAATATACATAAGATTACTCTAAAATGGTTATATAAGTACCTAATACCCATCCAGTTTCACCACTATCTAATGTTATTTTATACCATCCATTTTCTGTTTCAGAATAAATATAAGTATCGGTGGGCTCAACTTTTTCGATCAAACCACCGTTTAAAGATGGAGTACTACGCACATTTAAAAACCCAGTACCCGTAGGGAGAATCTCTAAAAGATTTTTAGGTTTTATGTTTGTTGTAGACTCACTCGTTGTCGATGTTTCTGTAGGCATTGTTTCAATAATATCTGTCTGTGTACTTATTGGTGGTGGGGAAGTTGGCTGATTTTGTTTTTTATTTTGAGACCCAACTCCAGCAACCAAATTGTAGATTGGTAGTATTACAGCCAAAGCTACCAAAAGAACACCCATCCATACTATAACTAACAAAATTGGTTCGAGCATTACACTTAGATTTTTTGTTGTTGTTTCTATTTTTGCGTCAAATTTTTTACCTATTTGAATAAGACTGGAACCTAGTTTACCAGACTGTTCTCCGGCTATAATAAGAGCTTGAACTGATACTGGTATTAATTTTTTTGAATATTTGTATTTTTTGAAACTCTCTTCTATAGACAGACCATTTTTTACATTGTCATGAAGTTTTTTATAAAATTTTGAATATAAGTTAAATTTACTAGCCTCTGATAGTGAGTCTAATGATTTTAAGATTGGAACACTAGCTTCTAATAGTGTTCCAAGAAAATAGCCCATTCTTGCTAACTCTACATATTGAATAAGTTTGGAAATTCCAGGTGTTTTAAACAACATCCAAAAACCAACAAAGTTCGTTTTTTTATATATAAACAAAAAGAAAAATAATAATAAAATAGTAATTATTAATATTGGGAAAAAAATAGATCCTTTTTCTGTTATAAAATTTGAAAAACCAATAAGAATTCTAGTAGCAAGAGGTAGCTCTACACCCAACGATGTAAAAATACCAGTAAGCCTCGGAAGTACAAAAAAAGCTGTTCCAAGACCAATTACTAGTGTAAGTGAAATAACAAAACTTGGATACAACATTGCAGATCTAATTTTTGAATTATAGACTTGTTCTTTTCTTTGTTGTTCTAAAATTAAATTAAGGTTTTCTGCCATTGTCCCGCTCTCTTCTCCCATTTTTACCAAAGATATAAAATATTCTGAAAGTATGTTTGTTTTTTGAAAAGTTTTCCACAGCGATTCACCTGCATCAACATTTCTGGAAATGTAGGTAATGGCAAATTTCATTGCCCAAGTTTTACTTTCTTTTTTAAGAATAGATAATATTTTACTAATACCCATCCCAGAGCCATATAATAAAGAAAAGTTCTCGATAAATATATTTTTTTCTTTTTTAGATATCAAAATTCTAGTTAGAAATAACTTTCTTTTTATACTTTTTTTATTATATTTCTTTTTACTTTTTCTTTTTACTTTTTTTTTCATAATGTTTTTTGTTTGTAAGTTGTTCATTTACCCCAGCAACCCGCATTACTTCTTCTAGTGTTGTCACACCTTGACGTACTTTAATAATACCATCTTCCATAAGGCTTTTAGTACCCTTCTCCCTCGCTATCCTCCATATGTGCTGTGCCGATGGTTTTTCTAGGATTAAACTTTTTAATTCTCTATCTATCTCTAAAAATTCATAAATACCAACACGACCACTGTAGCCAATACCGGAACAGGTTGCACAAGTTTTTCCATATCTATCCTCACCCTTTCCTTTGTACAGGCGAACGCTTTTTTCTGGAAAATGTATCTTGTGAGAGTGGGGAAGTTCTTTTTTGATATAAGAGTGTGAAGCTGTAAAACTAACCTTGCACTGCTGACAAATTCGCCTTACAAGCCTTTGAGAAATTATAAGTTCCAGTGTGGATGATAAAAGAAAAGTCTCAGCACCCATAAAAGTCATACGAGGTAGGGAAGAGGCGGCATTGTTTGCATGAAAAGTAGATAAAAGAAGGTGTCCTGTAAGTGCAGCATTTAGTGCTATGTCAACAGTTTCTTTATCACGGATTTCTCCAACAAGAACAACATCTGGGTCTTGACGAACAATAGAGCGCAAACCTTTTGAGAAGGTTATTTTCTTCCCTTCGTTTACCTGAATCTGATTAATTCCTGGAATTCTATACTCAACAGGATCTTCAATAGTCGTAATGTTAATTTCTGGAGTATTTATATATTTTAAAATGGAGTAAAGAGTAGTTGTTTTACCTGAACCTGTTGGGCCTGTTACTAAAATCATACCAAAAGGTTTTTTAGCATTTTTTTCTATAATCTCTTGATTTTCTTGTGATATTCCCAAATCTTCAAAAGTAAAACCTTTTACATAGTGAGATAAAATTCTAGCAGCAATTTTCTCTCCTCTTATTGTTGGGATAATAGAAATACGCATATTTACAGTTTCTCCACCAGTTTCTACATTTATACCACCATCTTGGATTGTTTGGTGCTCGTCTATCCTTAATCTTGCTAAAATTTTTATTCTGTTTAAAACATTACTATAAAATTGTTTTGGTATGTTACCAGCCTCTTTAAGTACACCATCTATACGAAATCTCACTACCACATCTTTTTCTTCTGGCTCAAAATGGACATCGGACGCTCCAAAAAGTACAGCATCGTGAAAAATTTCATTTAATATATCTGGAGCCACCGTTACACCTTCTTTGATAATCTTACTAAATCTGGTGATTAATTTTTTTTTGTAATATAGTAAAATTCCCTCTATATCTTCTGGTAATGAAAAGGCTATTTTTATTTTTTTACCCTTGAATTCTCGTTTTATGGCAGACTTAAGCCCATGTTTTTTGGGATTGTCTGTGGTAACCACAACTAGCCCTTTTTCTTTTTTAAATAAAATAGCATTAAATTTTACAGCTATTTTTTCTGAAAGTTTAAGAACAATTTCTTTTGATGGAACAGAGGCACCTAAGTTTATGTAGGAGGTTTTATAAAATTCTGCTATTGCTTGACCTAGGAGATCTTTACTCAATAAATTTCTAGAAAGTAGATAATCTTCTAGTTTTGCGTGCTGATGTTTAATAATTCTTCTTGCTTGGGACAGTTCTTTTTTTGTAATATAATCTCCAGCAAGTAAAATTTGAGCTATTTGTTTATTATCAAAAGGCATAATTTAGACAGACAAGTTTTATTTAATTATTTTACGTATTTTTTTACTTCTTTTACAAGGTCTAGTAGTGAGACATCTGTTTTTATAAAATACCCTTTTACACTTTTGTATCCT from Candidatus Magasanikbacteria bacterium includes the following:
- a CDS encoding type II/IV secretion system protein; translated protein: MPFDNKQIAQILLAGDYITKKELSQARRIIKHQHAKLEDYLLSRNLLSKDLLGQAIAEFYKTSYINLGASVPSKEIVLKLSEKIAVKFNAILFKKEKGLVVVTTDNPKKHGLKSAIKREFKGKKIKIAFSLPEDIEGILLYYKKKLITRFSKIIKEGVTVAPDILNEIFHDAVLFGASDVHFEPEEKDVVVRFRIDGVLKEAGNIPKQFYSNVLNRIKILARLRIDEHQTIQDGGINVETGGETVNMRISIIPTIRGEKIAARILSHYVKGFTFEDLGISQENQEIIEKNAKKPFGMILVTGPTGSGKTTTLYSILKYINTPEINITTIEDPVEYRIPGINQIQVNEGKKITFSKGLRSIVRQDPDVVLVGEIRDKETVDIALNAALTGHLLLSTFHANNAASSLPRMTFMGAETFLLSSTLELIISQRLVRRICQQCKVSFTASHSYIKKELPHSHKIHFPEKSVRLYKGKGEDRYGKTCATCSGIGYSGRVGIYEFLEIDRELKSLILEKPSAQHIWRIAREKGTKSLMEDGIIKVRQGVTTLEEVMRVAGVNEQLTNKKHYEKKSKKKK